gtttttttatttttgcccTTTGCAAACTTCATGCTAAATCTCAATactcatttaattcattcttgGAACTCAACCTTGGAAACTTAATTAATGAAgggtaaaattgaaaaaaattccaacatatattttgaatattaaacaattcaattattttaaacacTAAAAAATACTCCaacaattcaatttttttgaaacgaggaaaataaacaaatacagTTGTCAATCAAGAAGTAGTGTCAATTACATGTTGCCGTACACATCTGTCTGCGGATCCTGCCCCGGTGTTTTATCCTCAAATATTAGTTTTTCCCAAGAAATATTACCTTAGAATAACACAAGGGAATGGACAATTAAATGATCTATTCATGTACAAGTCTTAGACCTCTAAATTAATCCCTTAATTTGTAGGTTTAGTATGGTGTTAAAAGATGTAAACCTAAACTCATACGAGCATAAGTATTTAAAAATCTTAACAATACTGATAAAATTGGTACCATATGAATAGAAGATCACGATTTGAGTTGTGAAAACATCATCCTGCAGAAATACAAGATATGACGAGCAGATCATaatgcaccgggctgcccttagGCTTATAAGATTGAATTAGCCCCTAATTGACTAATGTGTTTAATATCTAATCAATTAATTCACTAAAAAACAACATAATGCAACCAGTTGATCAAAGTTCTGGGCAACATATAAACTTCAGACGTGTTTTGGCTTTTGGCCAACAATGAAAATTAAAAGCCATTAAAACTTCATCTTGACTCATGCTACCATAGAGCTAGATTTATTTTCATAGGCACTAAACATTCTAATAACATATAGCTCAAATCTAATGAGATTGAATTTTTGTCTAGCTGATAATGGTAGCTCTCGTCTTCAGGACAGCGCTGAGTAGAAAGCATATGTAGTATACACCACACGCCGAAAGTGAGTAAATGAAGTACTTGAATTGGGAAAAAGAAGTTATAAAAGGAAATCAGTACTCATCGAAGCTACATTTTGTTCGCTTATTTTGCCTGAGGGTGAGATGCAATGAAATCAACTGCTAAATCTATCGAGTTGATCTTGTCGGCTTCATTGTCCGGAATCTCAAACCCAAATTCTTCTTCAAAGGCCATCACAATTTCGACGGTGTCTAAACTATCTAAGCCCAGATCATTTTGGAAGTGAGCATTTGGGACAACCTGCAAGATAAAAATGGCATTTGTAAATACAATTGGTATAGAAACACATGACAACAATAACACATTGGTAGCAAAGGGAGCAACAAAATTAACAAGCAGCAATGGACACCGCAAGAGTGTGCTGATATGAAATAGAACTAAAAGAGGATTTTGGGAGATGGAGTTGGGACgaaaaacaaaaggaaaaattgtTGTTGTGGAGAAGGTTCGTTGAGGATTTCCTTCCCCGACTCAAGTGTCATACCAGAGTGATGACAGTCCAAAACATCTGGACACTACATGAAGGAGATGTGCATTGGAAATTGAAGTTTAGGAGAAATATTCAGAATTGGAAGATGAGCAAGTTTCGAAACCTTGGTGGAATTGCTTCACAAGCACATTATACCGAATGACACACCTTCCCCCCTCTGATTTGACTCaataaattcaaaacaaaataattCTGGACCCATCACAGTGCATTGTTGTTTCGATTAACTACTTAGGTGACCTAATGTGAAACTGTTTGCTAATACATAACTTTGTGCATGCAGGTTCCTTTGTCTACTTCAATTCCTTAAACCTTGTGACCGACGTACAATAAGTCTTTCtagatttcattattttttaccATGACATGTGTTTTCATCTCTACCCAAAAACAACTAGCAAAAAGGTATTGTTTGTATTTCACCTTTCTTATTGTTACCAACCATGGTCTTGGCCCCTCAAATACATAAGCCGTTTTCGGCTCATTCCTCGCATCTTCTAATTTGATTCAACAGATTAAAtgtcattaaaaaataaaaatttagccCCATCACTCTACATTATTGCTTCCACTAACTAGTCGATTCACCTAATCGCCAATGCTCACTTTACAACCCTCCACTTCATGAAACTTCCTCATGTTCTTTGTGATGGGCGTATAGTCAATCTTCTTATACTCCCCATCTTTTTCTTGCCATTACACATGCTGCTGTCTCTGCCCATAGTAGTAACATTTTTAGACCACCCTACCTAATGTAAATGGATGCTTGTCAAGATTTTTCCCGAAGGGATCTAATCAGTAATCAAACTGACGATTCCATCATTCCTGAGTTCCCATGTTTGAACAAACATACATATCCACATATCACCAGATTGTTTCCGTATGGTCCAAGGTTCCAAGCCTTCCTAGTGACATCCATCACTACGCTATCTTCAAGAATAATGGCATAAGTTTTAAGTGCCAACGTCTTATTTTGATTCTCTCAACTCCTTTGAAGGAAATCTGAAACAAAAATCCATCTAATCCATCTCATTAACCTTGATACCCGCAGAAATTCTTTATGTTGGATTTACCTATAACTTTTTACTTGGTTCTCCTAAGGAATTTCCCAAATTAAATTTGCAGCCAGGACAGAGGAATTATATTCTGATTTCATATGATTCCTCATCGACaatgatgaaatattttgttCCTGCATTaacattttgattttttttctatcgTGACTAGTGACTACCTTCCATATATATTGCATTTTCTTCTAGTATGAAAATTCACACATTTCTGACCTTTTGATCCCGCCTTTCCAGAACTGAGGTGGTGTATTCTCAAATACCCTTTCATAAACTCGCAAAACCACTTTTAAATGAACTCGTAAAAGAATCCTCTTGTCAATAACCTCGAATGACTTACTAATACGGAAAAAGTTTTCCTCTCTATTTGTTCTATTCCTCTGCTAGCCAGCTAGAGTTTAAGACTGATAAcaattgatatttattttacaCTTGacttaatacaacaacaacatagccAGTGTTATCCCACAAGTAGGGCCGGGGGAGGATAatgatgtacgcagaccttaccctaCATCTGTGGGGTAGAGAGGCTTTTTTTTTATGACCAAGGTGTCCAGACCAGCTTTCATgcacctcaactaattccacGGGATACCTGGTAACTCCCACTAGCAATAGGCCAGGACAGATGGGAAGAATCACCTAATGTTAATGTTTTTGCCTCTGATAGGATTTGAATATGAGACCTCATGGCTCTCAACCACTTCATTGATTACTAGTCCACATCCTTGGGTGCTAGAGAGGTTTTCAATAGACTTGTATTCTAATATTGGCAACCTACACTATAAGTATGCATAACAGATATAAGGATTGCAAGTTACCTCCCCGTGCTACTTAGCAACTAGCAGATAGCTCCCTATAGTTAGAATCTTTGTACCTCACAGCTCAAATTACCCCCTTTTCATATCTCACCACCACCCACTCTCTCTAAACGAGAGAGTGATAGTTCTTAATAACACTAGTGCATAAAATTTACAAGGGACAATCTGCGTTTTTTCACCACTATTCCAAAGGACCACCGAACATTGTAAGCATGAGTTAACTCAATGGGTAGTGCACTACTTTAGACCACAAAGGGACAATGAACCAATTTCTTCATCATAGATGGGCGATCCACAGGTTGCAAAAACCACTACGAGgtaatattcatttttttttgcaaaatattatctgttgaattttttttatcaagatAAAGAAATATACTATGGCATTTCTAAATTTATTGAAATTCCAAGTGTATTTTGTCTTACCAACTAGTGAGCTATCACTTACCAATTCCCTCAAGCTGAATCTATATTAAAGCTGATTAAAAGATGGACATGAGCATCCTTTTGCAAATTTCCATTAACTACTAGAATTTTATCCGTCAACAACATACACAGTGTAATCCCAATAgtgaggtctggggagggtggTGTGTACGCAAATGCAGCCTTACCTCTATCCTATGAAGGTatagaggttgtttccaatagaccctAGGCAATTTTATCAGTCAACAGATGATTTTATCAAGTCCCATTACATGTACAACTCCAacccaaaaaaaatacattctTTTCAGTTCTAAAATCAACTTCTATCATCATTTTCTCTAGCTAAAAGATATAATCCTACAATCCTCTAGAAAAATTGCACATTGTCTGGCCAAGTGGTAAATGAGGTGGATTGTTGAGAACCATAAGGTCCCATGCTCAATTCCAAGTGAAGGAAAAAACGTTAGGCGATTTCTTCATGTTTGGCCAAGCCTTGGGTGTATAGAGCTACCCGAGACCTGTGTTGGTGGGAGGTAGCAGGTGCCAATGTAATTAGCCAAGATATGCCCAATATATAGGACCACCAGCTTTAAAATCCATGAATGTCGTAAAAACACACACAACAGAAATGTAAAGTGAGCAATACATTCCAATCCAAAAAAAGTATTAGCCAGAACATGAACAGAACCCTAATTTAATCCGTCAACTTATGATTTTATCAGTCCCATTACATGTAGTAATGCACCTGCCAAAAAAATTTCTTCTCAGTTCTAAAATCAAATTCTATTACCATGTTCTCTAGCTAAAAGATACAATCCAACAATCCTCTAGAAAAACTGCACACTCTATAAGAACCCAAATGCGTAGGCCGTGTGGTGGGTTGAGAACGATGAGCTCTCAGGTTCAATTACCGGTAAAGAAAAACTGTTCCTGTGCGGGTGGGAGTTACCAAGCTGGCTCAGACAACACGattactaaaaaataataaacactGTATAAATCTATGGATAACGTACAAAAAAACACAACATAAGAGTAAGCAAAACATTCCAATTCTAAAACTCGAAATTAGCCAGAACACCAACAAAACCCTAATTTAATTTCCTGAGAGATTAACATAAAAAAAACGTATATATGAAATGAAATACGTTAGATATACCTTGGAAGGATCAACTTTCTGGAAGTTTTTGACGACGTTGATTACACGATCCCTAACTTCATCCTTATCGAGAAACGATCCCCTTACTTCCTCCGAGAAGTGACGTTTGAAAAGCTGACTGAATGAGCTTCCGATGAGCCTAGGGTTTCGAAGCTGCACCGGCCGAGCTTCCACTCTCAGGTACTTCAGCAATGCGATCCTCGCCGCCATTGAAAATGAAGAGAGAGATTTGGAGAAATTGGAGGAGATGAACAAAGCGGCGTTAGAGCTTTCACAAAGGTTCTAGAAAAATCCTAGTAGTACTAATACTACTCCAGAGAGGTTTAaagtttcttttttatttattttttatttttctaatattcttttaaaatatattttaattttttactatAGCTATTAATTGGACAAAACAATGTAATTATAGTTAATCAAGGAGACGGAGAGAATGATGACGATGTTACACATAATCTGGTCGTTTTTAGAGTATTTTGTGATAAGAATGTGTTGTTAAGagttaaaggtaagttttacGAAATGATGCTTACATCAATATTGTTGTACAGGGTAAAGTGTTGGTCGGTCTAGAATGTCAACGTTCGATGATAAAGATGTTCGAATGGATGTGTGGGTATACTAGGGGAGATATGATTAGGAACAAATTTTGACTGCCAAGATGGGAATGATATCTGTGGCAGATAAGATGAGGAAGTGAAATTGAGGTAGTTCGAACATGTGAAGATGAGGTACATGGATGCGTCAATTAGGAGGTGTAAGAAGTTGATTATAGAAGAGTTAGGAGAAGTAGtagtttggaaaaaaaactagATAAGGTGGCTAGACAACATTTGACACAATTTCAGCTTACATGAGAGGGGCCTGCCTCCTCTGTTTCTCGTCTCCCTAATTGGTAGTATTATTTGGTAACCGCATGGTTTCGTATTCTTCTATGTGTGCTactatatatttattcatttgttttGTATCTTGCTATTTAACCGTTATATTTTTCTTGCAATCCTACTTTGATAACATCCCTTTCAAGCCGAGGATCTATCGAAATAGTCCGTCTACCCCACAAAATTAGCGATAAAATCTATGTACATCCTACTAGCTCCATGCCCATACGAAATTACATTGAACATCTTGTTATATTAATATTAACACTTctattaaataaaatgaaaaatttaaCTATAATTTCACATAATAAATGTTTCAAATTAGTTATTAATTTATATAGTACACAAGTCATAAAGTGTCTATATTCTTTGCAATGTAACACTCACAAAATACTATCCTCAAAATTGACCAAACACGAAGTCGTAAACTATTTATCTAATCATCAACAATAACTTATTTAGTATAATCTCACAAATAGCGATGTATGCAAACATTATACTTACCCTTGTCAACAAAAGTGCTATATCTTCTTTGTATTGTAACACTCACAAAACACTTTGAGAAATCGAGCAAACACGTAGTTGTAAACTATTTATCTAATCATccagaacaataacaatagccTATCTAGTATAATCCCACAAATGACGATGTGCAAACCTTATACTTACCTTTGTCCACAAAAGGGTTTCTTAAATCATTAAGCCAATCATAAACTGCTACGCTCACAAAATACTATTTTCTGAAACTCCTCtttgaccaaaaaaaataatcctcTAAAAGCTTGGCCAAACAGTTCATAGGAGTGAACAAAGCTTGAGGTCCTATAACTACTTGGACTACTAAAATTAGTTAGTACTATAGCAGTAGATAAAATGctcctctctttctctctcttttgtGTGGGAGTTGCTAAAGGGTATTTCTGTTATAAGGGGATGGTGAGATTGTTCGCGGGAGGTTTTTTGTCCAATCATTGTGTCTGAGCCAGCTTGTACACTTCACAACGACCAACTAGTGCGGAACATCAATGCAGGAAATTGAGTGGctccttctatcacatagagtaGACCAGGTTGCAACTTGCACTTTTTTCCTAAGTTAAAATTGAGAAAGCTTTCAACTTGAAAATGGTCCCAATTTCTTGGACCTTGTAGCAAACCACCAAGGCTCAAACCCCATCCAAAATCATCCTCAGAGGTATCAGACATAGTAACTGCCCACTGCAAATATTTGGGATTTGATCTTTTTATCTCTACCCAACCACCAATTTTTGTAGTTTCATCAAACTCTGACTCTAGGGTCATGGCGAGTGAACCATCTAAGAGGCCGTTTTCCTCCAAGGACGTGTCAGAATGCTCTGAACGTTGCAAAATGCCAATAGGCAACGACATAGCTGTGAGTCTAGGCTGTTGACTTGACAGATTGGCCATTTTGTGTATGCCCAAGATTGATAGCTTTGTATTACTTGAAAGTTGGCAAACAACTTGACCAAATGTGCCAAAACAATACAAAAGTCTATCAGAGTGTGGCAATGCAGAGACGAACTGAGCCAAGGAGGCAAcagtatttgatttttttaccATCACAGCGATTCCACTACCATTTAGTTGATTCAGCATGGGTGGCCCAAATGATGAATAATCAGTCAGTCCCCTTTCCTGCAAAAACTCCcaatttattttgttattataGGTACATTAAGGCAACCAAAAATGATGTAATATAACAAGTAGATACAATATGCAACAACCAACTAATGACTCCCCATGGGATCTTCCTTGTCAGATTACTTAACCTTGCTTTCACATGAAGCTACATAGATAGACAACTGAAAGATGTAATATAACAAGTA
This sequence is a window from Solanum dulcamara chromosome 10, daSolDulc1.2, whole genome shotgun sequence. Protein-coding genes within it:
- the LOC129871371 gene encoding acyl carrier protein 2, mitochondrial-like, which codes for MAARIALLKYLRVEARPVQLRNPRLIGSSFSQLFKRHFSEEVRGSFLDKDEVRDRVINVVKNFQKVDPSKVVPNAHFQNDLGLDSLDTVEIVMAFEEEFGFEIPDNEADKINSIDLAVDFIASHPQAK
- the LOC129871462 gene encoding uncharacterized protein LOC129871462 isoform X2, yielding MKLRDRQEKVERVLAFYKSSKGSPFQETSTHVRGEFDAVGALLMIGTIDESKRNAIERAIRTGIDSRLAFETTLREKDTLVAEFVGSERGQMNILGSPLSLAKVLYAANISDWCSAVAIPVGGRCRDVAVPTSSNEERGLTDYSSFGPPMLNQLNGSGIAVMVKKSNTVASLAQFVSALPHSDRLLYCFGTFGQVVCQLSSNTKLSILGIHKMANLSSQQPRLTAMSLPIGILQRSEHSDTSLEENGLLDGSLAMTLESEFDETTKIGGWVEIKRSNPKYLQWAVTMSDTSEDDFGWGLSLGGLLQGPRNWDHFQVESFLNFNLGKKCKLQPGLLYVIEGATQFPALMFRTSWSL
- the LOC129871462 gene encoding uncharacterized protein LOC129871462 isoform X1, producing MESAAVSVVDKLKSFAKSTQDYASGVFSRREASNRRNPIEILKRLQRESFSDIMKLRDRQEKVERVLAFYKSSKGSPFQETSTHVRGEFDAVGALLMIGTIDESKRNAIERAIRTGIDSRLAFETTLREKDTLVAEFVGSERGQMNILGSPLSLAKVLYAANISDWCSAVAIPVGGRCRDVAVPTSSNEERGLTDYSSFGPPMLNQLNGSGIAVMVKKSNTVASLAQFVSALPHSDRLLYCFGTFGQVVCQLSSNTKLSILGIHKMANLSSQQPRLTAMSLPIGILQRSEHSDTSLEENGLLDGSLAMTLESEFDETTKIGGWVEIKRSNPKYLQWAVTMSDTSEDDFGWGLSLGGLLQGPRNWDHFQVESFLNFNLGKKCKLQPGLLYVIEGATQFPALMFRTSWSL